A portion of the Thunnus maccoyii chromosome 20, fThuMac1.1, whole genome shotgun sequence genome contains these proteins:
- the LOC121887632 gene encoding stonustoxin subunit beta-like: MSSDTMTVAALGRPFTIGMLYDARQDKLIPGFTLWDTTTLQENTVETSQRSSDFHIMTSDSIESKSSLLSVDASLKASFLGGLIEVGGSAKYLYDQKKFKNQSRVTLQYKATTNFKQLSLTPHETKNTQQTDVIAKSSATHVVTGIQYGANAFFVFDSEKLDASSVQNIQGSMEAVIKKIPSLDIEGKVDIKLTDEEKDLTNKFSCKFYGDFILESNPATFEEAVKIYVELPKLLGENGEHAAPLKVWLMPLKNFNSKAAELLSEISVGLVRTAGDALEGIRQIKMRCNDSLADKVSEDFPEIRKTLESFQKLCDNFTSALQQIMKKTFPSIREGKEDESSLEKFFEERDMSPFSQDKLSKWMDHMEREITVIRSCVDMMEGTNTKIVKNQSELDREVFDPEVKNALCFVFTSVESTDPCFDAMAEYLDSLELKCTNAEHWYFAEEVLTKMREKAKAFHDLAKPLKDSSSVRFLVTATANENYKGATIYHYKEGKLVTDDFSKPDVPSDVTTITDKNDLMWYACDLSLNPNTASNWLTLSEGNKKATCGEWQKYPDNPERFNPRPQVLCREGLTGRHYWELQWSKCYSNYVGVAVTYKGIGRKKEGKDSGLGSNNISWYFGEKQWLSAWHNGQVWSSPVPNTGCKKIGVYLDWPAGTLSFYDVSSNRLSHLYTFRTQFTEPVYPGFWIWHYTNYAALCPVE; the protein is encoded by the exons GTTTCACCTTGTGGGATACGACAACTCTACAAGAGAACACAGTTGAAACCTCTCAGCGTAGCAGTGATTTTCACATTATGACATCTGACTCCATTGAATCCAAGTCTTCCCTGCTGTCCGTTGATGCTTCCCTGAAGGCCAGTTTCCTGGGTGGATTGATTGAAGTTGGAGGATCTGCCAAATACCTGTATGATCAGAAGAAATTCAAgaatcagagcagagtgacaCTTCAGTACAAAGCTACCACCAACTTCAAGCAGTTGTCGTTGACTCCTCATGAAACCAAGAACACGCAACAAACAGATGTTATTGCGAAGAGCTCGGCAACACATGTAGTCACAGGCATCCAGTATGGAGCAAATGCTttctttgtatttgacagtgagAAGTTAGATGCTAGCAGCGTTCAGAACATCCAGGGCAGCATGGAAGCTGTGATAAAGAAGATTCCATCATTGGATATTGAGGGGAAAGTTGACATCAAGCTTACTGATGAAGAAAAAGACCTGACAAACAAATTCTCCTGCAAATTCTACGGGGACTTCATTCTTGAAAGCAACCCTGCAACATTTGAAGAGGCAGTGAAGATCTATGTAGAGCTTCCAAAGCTACTGGGAGAAAACGGAGAACATGCTGCTCCACTGAAGGTCTGGCTGATGCCGTTGAAGAATTTCAATTCCAAAGCTGCTGAGCTGCTGAGTGAGATCAGTGTTGGACTAGTGAGGACAGCTGGAGATGCTCTAGAGGGTATTAGGCAGATAAAAATGAGATGCAACGATTCCTTGGCAGACAAAGTGTCAGAGGATTTTCCAGAGATTCGCAAAACGCTGGAAAGTTTCCAAAAACTGTGTGATAATTTCACATCTGCGCTCCAACAGATCATGAAGAAGACATTTCCCTCCATCCGTGAAGGCAAAGAAGATGAGAGCTCATTAGAAAAATTCTTTGAAGAAAGAGACATGTCACCATTCAGTCAGGACAAACTAAGCAAGTGGATGGATCACATGGAGAGAGAAATCACTGTCATTAGGTCCTGTGTAGACATGATGGAgggaacaaacacaaagatcGTCAAAAATCAGTCAGAGTTGGATAGAGAGGTTTTTGATCCAGAAGTAAAGAATGCACTGTGCTTTGTTTTCACCTCTGTGGAAAGTACTGACCCCTGCTTTGATGCGATGGCTGAGTACTTGGATTCACTTGAATTAAAATGTACCAATGCAGAACACTGGTATTTCGCAGAGGAAGTGTTGaccaaaatgagagaaaaagccAAAGCTTTCCATGACCTTGCCAAACCTCTCAAGGACAGCAGCAGTGTCCGTTTCCTTGTAACAGCCACAGCAAATGAGAACTACAAAGGAGCAACCATCTACCATTACAAGGAGGGCAAACTGGTCACTGATGATTTTTCAAAGCCTGACGTCCCATCTGATGTGACGACTATCACagacaaaaatgatttaatgtggt ATGCCTGTGATCTCTCCCTGAACCCAAACACAGCAAGCAACTGGCTCACTCTGTCTGAGGGAAACAAAAAGGCAACCTGTGGAGAATGGCAGAAATATCCTGATAACCCAGAGAGGTTTAATCCACGTCCTCAGGTTTTGTGCAGAGAGGGGCTTACTGGGCGCCATTACTGGGAGTTACAGTGGAGTAAATGTTATAGCAATTATGTTGGTGTCGCTGTAACATACAAAGGAAttggaaggaaaaaagaaggTAAGGATAGTGGTCTCGGATCTAATAATATATCCTGGTATTTTGGCGAGAAGCAGTGGCTCTCTGCATGGCATAATGGTCAGGTGTGGAGTAGTCCTGTTCCCAACACCGGCTGCAAAAAAATTGGAGTGTATCTGGACTggcctgctggcactctgtccttctacgATGTCTCCTCTAACAGATTGAGTCACCTCTATACCTTCCGCACTCAGTTCACAGAGCCTGTTTACCCAGGTTTCTGGATTTGGCACTACACCAACTATGCTGCACTGTGTCCAGTTGAGTGA
- the LOC121887631 gene encoding stonustoxin subunit beta-like, which yields MSSDTMTVAALGRPFTLGMLYDAQQDKLIPGFTLWDKTTLQESTVETSYHSSEFQITASDSIESKSSLLSVDASLKASFLCGLIEVGGSAKYLNDQKKFKNQSRVTLQYKATTNFKQLSLKPHGTKDTQQTDVTEKSSATHVVTGIQYGANAFFVFDSEKLDASSVQNIQGGMEAVIRKIPSLDIDGHVDIKLTDEEKDLTNKFSCKFYGDFILESNPATFEEAVKTYVGLPKLLGEKGEHAAPLKVWLMPLKNLDSKDAELMSGISVGLVRKAEDALEGIREIKMRCNDSLEDKVSENFPEIRKTLSTFQKLCNDYTSKLQRTMKKTFPSIREGKEDESSLEKLFEDRDKSPFSQDKLRKWMDNKEREITVIRSCVDMMEGTNTKIVKNQSELDREVFDPDVKNALCFVFTSVGSTDPCLDAMTKCLDSLEFRYTNEDHWYFSDEVLTKMREKAKAFHDLAKPLKDSSSVHFLVTATANEKYQGATIYHYKEGKLVTDNFSKPDVPSDVKTITDKSDLMWYACDLSLDPNTVNYNLILSDDDKKVTLGAKQGYPDHPERFESIRQVLCREGLTERHYWEVEWSCGYNDDHAVGVVYKQIDRKGNNLRCYLGRNDDSWCFGVNCIKPELFAEHSDQWWSFSCSGFKRVGVYLDRPAGTLSFYNVSSNTLSHLYTFNAQFKEPVYPGCYIMSQSGSVFFCPVE from the exons ATGTCTTCAGATACCATGACAGTAGCTGCGCTGGGCCGACCCTTCACCTTAGGGATGCTCTATGATGCTCAACAGGATAAACTGATCCCAG GTTTTACCTTGTGGGATAAGACAACGCTACAAGAGAGCACAGTTGAAACCTCTTACCATAGTAGTGAGTTTCAGATTACGGCATCTGACTCCATTGAATCCAAgtcttctctgctgtctgttgATGCTTCCCTGAAGGCCAGTTTCCTGTGTGGATTGATTGAAGTTGGAGGATCTGCCAAATACCTGAATGATCAGAAGAAATTCAAgaatcagagcagagtgacaCTTCAGTACAAAGCTACCACCAACTTCAAACAGTTGTCGTTGAAGCCTCATGGAACCAAGGACACGCAACAAACAGATGTTACTGAGAAGAGCTCGGCAACACATGTAGTCACAGGCATCCAGTATGGAGCAAATGCTttctttgtatttgacagtgagAAGTTAGATGCTAGCAGCGTTCAGAACATCCAGGGCGGCATGGAAGCTGTGATAAGGAAGATTCCATCATTGGATATTGATGGGCATGTTGACATCAAGCTGACTGATGAAGAAAAAGACCTGACAAACAAATTCTCCTGCAAATTCTATGGGGACTTCATTCTTGAAAGCAACCCTGCAACATTTGAAGAGGCAGTGAAGACCTATGTAGGGCTTCCAAAGCTACTGGGAGAAAAGGGAGAACATGCTGCTCCACTGAAGGTCTGGCTGATGCCGTTGAAGAATTTGGATTCCAAAGATGCTGAGCTGATGAGTGGGATCAGTGTTGGACTAGTGAGGAAAGCTGAAGATGCTCTAGAAGGTATTAGGGAGATAAAAATGAGATGCAACGATTCCCTGGAAGACAAAGTGTCAGAGAATTTTCCAGAGATTCGCAAAACGCTGAGCACTTTCCAAAAACTGTGTAATGATTACACATCTAAACTCCAACGGACCATGAAGAAGACATTTCCCTCCATCCGTGAAGGCAAAGAAGATGAGAGCTCATTAGAAAAACTCTTTGAAGACAGAGACAAGTCACCATTCAGTCAGGACAAACTAAGGAAGTGGATGGATAACAAGGAGAGAGAAATCACTGTCATTAGGTCCTGTGTAGACATGATGGAgggaacaaacacaaagatcGTCAAAAATCAGTCAGAGTTGGATAGAGAGGTTTTTGATCCAGATGTAAAGAATGCTCTGTGCTTTGTTTTCACCTCTGTGGGAAGTACTGACCCCTGCCTTGATGCGATGACCAAGTGCTTGGATTCACTTGAATTTAGATATACCAATGAAGACCACTGGTACTTCTCAGATGAAGTGTTAaccaaaatgagagaaaaagccAAAGCTTTCCATGATCTTGCCAAACCTCTCAAGGACAGCAGCAGTGTCCATTTCCTTGTAACAGCCACAGCAAATGAGAAATACCAAGGAGCAACCATCTACCATTACAAGGAGGGCAAACTGGTCACTGATAATTTTTCAAAGCCTGACGTCCCATCTGATGTGAAAACCATCACAGACAAAAGTGATTTAATGTGGT ATGCCTGTGATCTCTCACTGGACCCAAACACAGTAAACTACAACCTTATTCTTTCTGATGACGACAAGAAGGTGACACTTGGAGCAAAGCAGGGATATCCTGATCACCCAGAGAGGTTTGAGAGTATCCGTCAGGTGTTGTGCAGAGAGGGCCTGACTGAGCGCCATTACTGGGAGGTAGAGTGGAGCTGTGGTTATAATGACGACCATGCTGTAGGTGTCGTGTACAAACAAATTGACAGGAAAGGAAACAATCTCCGGTGTTACTTAGGACGTAATGATGACTCATGGTGTTTTGGTGTAAATTGTATCAAACCAGAGCTCTTTGCGGAACACAGTGATCAGTGGTGGTCTTTTTCCTGTAGTGGCTTTAAACGAGTTGGAGTGTATCTGGACCggcctgctggcactctgtccttctacaaTGTCTCCTCTAACACACTGAGTCACCTCTACACCTTCAACGCTCAGTTCAAAGAGCCTGTTTATCCAGGCTGCTACATTATGAGCCAATCTGGCTCTGTGTTCTTTTGCCCAGTTGAGTAA